A DNA window from Naumovozyma dairenensis CBS 421 chromosome 8, complete genome contains the following coding sequences:
- the INP2 gene encoding Inp2p (similar to Saccharomyces cerevisiae INP2 (YMR163C); ancestral locus Anc_2.347) produces MSRDEELHLSGLQIFTPWAHRNNKSSNHSIMSDSYSYSTAPSDIGSPLVNSPLTKFVDWENTDPKMTSKIGSRVSSPRTPCIDKFSRRIQLKNLIVTIFKTIPSRSEEQFLEEFKYLIVTCPFLYDLNKEKPLKPKQSVFNFKRNIDGITTSHNCADTMTYLLPTNLGRFRKSSANNRYQLYSTINYLSILLDCRFILRRLKRRKLRSRQEHIIMQRVVVMILMLIYLAIEQRYCHIEYLKYRNILSLKLFLNSLQYFDAMLNKFHLRFKELSIYKPLSIVEELRYNKITDTSSSNLMTVEELLIASFDQLYYHLKHSIYELLPISNIHEITKYCELYNISLTDLFYSINRKVSTIEEKSFRVRHIKRLFLCILLSIQSRFQAAKNISPLESPLSPIFAEFSSPIDNHVACISNIRRIETVTRALRKLNCTLQALSSTMSDYKHYLLMSSEIPDISIHSPYPESENQLNHTPSHIHQTLNALKKIETIILSQPSKAGRTSATSSILHEVDKIHDIWSGEQTCEIDGTTRKQGKYGTSSSSRIMSQGSKNGFHLDVFKTTPKLPEPVVNINEVVEFKTVADQYVPDDDADETELSYGFEDNVDEETHEETHEEMGQYTHFKTIKQLTDEELRNQLNAKIHKLSLENKKSRETLRTQKSFELLRHHDDDRKVHTLGRYPFKEESIPVIYELKRYHE; encoded by the coding sequence ATGAGTAGAGACGAAGAATTGCACCTATCTGGGTTGCAAATCTTTACGCCATGGGCACATCGAAATAATAAGTCGTCTAACCACTCAATTATGTCTGACAGTTACTCATATAGCACAGCACCAAGTGATATAGGTTCTCCCTTAGTCAATTCGCCTTTAACAAAATTTGTTGATTGGGAAAATACAGATCCTAAAATGACATCAAAAATTGGAAGCCGCGTTTCTTCACCTCGAACTCCATGCATCGATAAGTTTTCTCGCCGCatccaattgaaaaatctcATTGTTACTATATTCAAGACAATCCCTAGCAGATCTGAAGAACAATTCcttgaagaatttaaataTCTCATTGTTACCTGTCCATTTCTGTATGACCTtaacaaagaaaaaccTTTAAAGCCAAAACAATctgttttcaattttaagAGAAATATTGATGGCATTACAACGTCACATAATTGCGCGGATACCATGACTTATCTGCTACCTACGAATTTGGGGCGCTTTAGGAAATCGTCTGCTAATAATAGATATCAATTGTACTCAACTATAAATTACCTATCCATTTTATTAGACTGTCGATTTATATTACGAAGATTAAAGAGAAGAAAGCTACGATCAAGACAGGAACATATTATCATGCAGAGAGTGGTTGTTATGATTTTGatgttgatttatttgGCCATTGAACAGAGGTATTGCCATATcgaatatttaaaatatagAAACATACTATCGTTAAAACTATTTCTGAATTCAttacaatattttgatGCTATGTTGAATAAATTCCACTTGAGATTCAAGGAATtgtctatatataaaccACTTTCAATAGTGGAAGAATTaagatataataaaataacaGATACGTCATCCAGCAATTTAATGACCGTCGAAGAACTCTTAATTGCGTCCTTTGATCAACTCTATTATCACCTTAAGCATTCAATTTACGAGCTGTTACCGATTTCTAATATCCATGAAATAACTAAGTATTGCGAATTGTACAATATTAGTCTAACCGATTTATTCTATTCAATAAATAGAAAAGTATCAACCATTGAGGAAAAATCATTCAGAGTTCGTCATATAAAGAGGTTGTTCCTTTGCATTTTATTATCGATACAAAGTCGATTCCAAGCAGCTAAGAATATCTCTCCCTTAGAGAGCCCTCTTTCTCCTATATTTGCTGAATTCAGCTCACCTATTGATAATCATGTTGCTTGCATTAGTAATATACGACGAATTGAAACTGTTACTAGAGCtttaagaaaattaaattgTACTCTTCAGGCTTTATCTTCCACGATGTCGGATTATAAACATTACTTATTAATGTCCTCTGAGATACCAGATATATCAATACATTCCCCATACCCAGAAAGTGAGAACCAACTCAACCATACTCCGAGTCACATTCATCAGACTTTAAACgctttgaaaaaaatagaaactATAATACTTTCTCAACCCTCCAAAGCTGGAAGGACATCTGCTACTTCTTCTATTTTACATGAAGTAGATAAAATACACGATATTTGGTCCGGGGAACAAACTTGTGAAATCGACGGTACGACAAGGAAGCAAGGAAAATACGGCACATCATCGTCCAGTAGAATAATGTCACAAGGCTCCAAAAATGGTTTCCATTTAGACGTATTCAAAACTACTCCCAAGCTACCGGAGCCAGTGGTCAATATAAATGAAGTTGTTGAATTCAAAACTGTTGCAGACCAATATGTAcctgatgatgatgctgatgagACTGAGCTGAGTTATggatttgaagataatgtAGACGAAGAAACACACGAAGAAACACACGAAGAAATGGGTCAATATACACATTTCAAAACTATCAAACAATTAACGGACGAGGAACTACGTAACCAATTGAACGCCAAAATTcataaattatcattagaaaacaaaaagagTCGTGAAACGCTAAGGACACAGAAGTcctttgaattattaagaCACCATGACGATGATAGAAAAGTCCACACATTAGGTAGATATCCATTCAAAGAAGAGAGTATTCCTGTCATTTATGAATTAAAAAGATACCACGAATAG
- the DNF3 gene encoding aminophospholipid-translocating P4-type ATPase DNF3 (similar to Saccharomyces cerevisiae DNF3 (YMR162C); ancestral locus Anc_2.349), translating to MSESDQKRKRAGSLRTQMFNKHLYDKFTGKNSSETIENIELEDITEGNEEDNEDMNEANNEEDSDSSNNSYTFPNERLSFVTKMLDVILDRPRVLRSKDGRHIPISLDHNVAQFKKYTVSKNNKREMDRLVDERTQSFYCPNTIRSSRYTIYSFFPKQLYAQFSKLANVYFFLVAILQMIPGWSTTGTYTTIVPLCIFMGISMAREAWDDFRRHRLDKEENNKPCKLLTKYNNHNEGNSNFAVIPSVANDPNDISFTNPKANTPELPTRLNESPSLNTRFNNFDLLNSNHNVHINKSAWKDLHVGDFILLNCGDCVPADVILLTSDGDNSECFVETMALDGETNLKAKQPHPELNKLTSSASGLANVNALVTVEDPNNDLYNFEGNIELTTSQNNTLMKYPVGPDNVVYRGSIIRNTENVIGMVIFTGEETKIRMNALKNPRTKAPKLQKKINLIIAFMVFVVATISFFSFFGHVLNNRKYIDNNQAWYLRNQDVGVAPSIMAFIIMYNTMIPLSLYVTMEIIKVMQSKMMEWDIDMYHAETDTPCESRTATILEELGQVSYIFSDKTGTLTDNKMLFRKFSICGSSWLHNVDAVDLSLRQQLSHTSTDIDVVSVDDRNLLAKFGETTADGYNNNDNKEFLGNARNTGSRISIEYKGNSSAIYTGRPSMKSLYGPAKRVISSDSTANSTGSSTMPTKIKTSFDLINHIQTYPDTLFSKKAKFFILSLALCHSCLPKKSDDISIENEKISIEYQSSSPDELALVTAARDLGYVVLNRNANILTIRAYPNGFANAPQLEDYEILNYIDFNSDRKRMSVLVRMASEPNKVLLICKGADNVILERLQDREIAFQKMEDINETAKERKESEAAVVIQQRKSLERMAYNDMPRTSLRGSISANAKSSLTLQAMRNSISSLSNRNGNRKDPEMQIDSIDQFLDTMKRTDNEIDEVVYKSRKSLHYQQLEKYGPRLSLSRNAELGNGINGSSSNHLEPPTNAKKVMDATDIFEYIGNDDLLSNEEYIIEKTIQAIDEFSMEGLRTLLFAYKWIDNEDYQEWEAEYHEAKTSLLNRKSKIDEVGGKIEENLTLLGATAIEDKLQEGVSEAIEKIRRAGIKMWMLTGDKRETAINIGYSCKLIYDYSTVVILATSDDNIISKMNAISQEVDSGNVAHCVIIIDGATLAMFESNPTLMSVFIELCTKTDSVICCRASPSQKALMVSNIRNTDKSLVTLAIGDGANDIAMIQSADIGVGIAGKEGLQASRSSDYSIGQFRFLSKLLLVHGRYNYIRTAKFILCTFYKEITFYLTQLIYQRYTMFSGSSLYEPWSLSMFNTLFTSLPVLCIGMFEKDLKPMTLLAVPELYSMGRLSEGFNLMIFIEWVIQGTAYAILITFLNCIIWGETALSDHTMYPLGLVNFTAIVALVNVKCQFIEMKNRNWLVFVSVILSCGGWLVWICALPILNRKDTIYDVPYGFYYQFGKDITFWCTCLVLALLPISLDIVYQTLKTMLWPTDSAIFTVLEQKSQIRKKLELGAYTEMKQGWTWEHDPNAFERYKDKMMSSRGRSTSHVNEADRNNVDDNLTLDVESIEMKPRTRTTTFTSTNSDSKYNNEEYEVLPSGKLIKREEMLENKSSNNESTPNIATKITKKLKFNLNTETDEDVNEIIQQRMEDLE from the coding sequence ATGAGTGAGTCAGAtcagaaaagaaaaagagcTGGCTCTTTACGTACACAGATGTTTAATAAACATCtatatgataaatttaCAGGCAAAAACTCTTCTGAGACGATAGAAAATATAGAACTAGAGGATATTACTGAAGGAAAcgaagaagataatgaagatatgaATGAAGCGaacaatgaagaagattcaGATTCTAGTAACAACTCTTATACTTTTCCAAATGAGAGGTTAAGCTTCGTGACAAAAATGCTAGATGTTATACTCGACAGACCGAGAGTGCTACGATCAAAAGATGGGAGACATATACCTATTTCTTTAGACCATAACGTGGctcaattcaaaaaatatacgGTGtccaaaaataataagcGTGAAATGGATCGTCTCGTTGACGAAAGAACACAATCCTTTTACTGTCCTAACACGATAAGGTCGTCAAGATACACAATATATTCCTTTTTCCCAAAACAATTATATGCACAATTCTCGAAACTAGCAAATgtctatttttttttggttgCAATACTACAAATGATCCCAGGTTGGTCAACGACAGGTACATATACAACTATTGTTCCATTGTGTATATTTATGGGCATATCAATGGCAAGAGAAGCATGGGATGATTTCCGAAGACATCGTcttgataaagaagaaaataacaaGCCATGCAAATTACTTACGAAGTATAACAACCATAATGAAGGAAATAGCAATTTTGCTGTAATACCGAGTGTGGCTAATGATCCCAatgatatttcttttacTAATCCGAAAGCAAATACACCCGAACTGCCGACAAGGCTAAATGAAAGCCCGTCTTTGAATACTAGATTCAACAATTTTGATTTACTGAACTCGAATCATAATGTACATATCAATAAGAGTGCGTGGAAAGATTTACATGTAGGCGATTTCATTCTCCTGAATTGTGGTGACTGTGTGCCGGCAGATGTTATTCTCCTGACAAGTGATGGTGATAATAGTGAATGTTTTGTTGAGACAATGGCCTTAGATGGTGaaacaaatttaaaagCAAAACAGCCACATCCggaattaaataaattgacATCATCGGCATCTGGTTTGGCTAATGTAAACGCATTAGTCACCGTGGAAGatccaaataatgatttatataattttgaagGGAATATAGAGTTGACCACTTCGCAGAATAACACTCTTATGAAGTACCCGGTAGGCCCAGATAATGTTGTCTATCGTGGGAGTATCATTAGGAATACCGAAAATGTTATCGGGATGGTAATTTTTACAGgtgaagaaacaaaaataagaatgaaCGCATTAAAAAATCCTAGGACCAAGGCTCCAAAATTGCAGAAGAAGATTAATCTAATTATTGCATTTATGGTGTTTGTGGTCGCAacaatttcctttttttcctttttcgGGCATGTCCTTAACAACAGAAAGTATATCGACAACAATCAAGCCTGGTATTTACGTAATCAAGACGTAGGAGTCGCCCCATCGATAATGGcgtttattattatgtataATACGATGATTCCCCTATCCTTATATGTTACGATGGAAATTATCAAAGTTATGCAGAGCAAAATGATGGAATGGGATATCGATATGTACCATGCAGAAACTGACACACCTTGTGAATCAAGAACTGCAACCATTTTGGAAGAATTGGGACAAgtttcttatatatttagCGATAAAACTGGGACTCTAACAGATAATAAAATGTTGtttagaaaattttcaatttgtgGATCTTCGTGGTTACACAATGTCGATGCGGTTGATTTATCCTTAAGACAACAATTGTCCCATACAAGTACAGATATAGATGTTGTATCTGTTGATGATAGGAACTTATTGGCAAAATTTGGAGAAACAACCGCGGATGgttacaataataatgataataaagaatttcTAGGGAATGCTAGGAACACGGGCAGCCGTATATCCATCGAATATAAAGGAAACTCGTCAGCAATATACACAGGCAGACCAAGTatgaaatcattatatGGCCCAGCAAAGCGAGTAATTAGCTCTGATTCGACTGCAAATTCTACAGGGAGCAGCACTATGCCAACTAAAATCAAGACttcttttgatttgatCAATCACATTCAAACCTATCCGGATACATTATTCTCTAAGAAAGcgaaattttttattctttctttagCACTATGTCATAGTTGTTTACCTAAGAAATCGGAtgatatttcaattgaaaatgaaaaaataagtATAGAATATCAATCTTCTTCACCAGATGAACTAGCATTAGTGACAGCTGCCAGAGATTTAGGTTACGTTGTCCTGAATAGGAACGCAAATATATTGACAATTAGGGCATATCCAAATGGGTTTGCGAATGCACCACAGTTAGAAGATtatgaaatattgaattatattgatttcaattccGATAGGAAAAGAATGTCTGTCTTAGTTAGGATGGCATCTGAACCAAATAAAGTTTTGTTAATTTGTAAAGGTGCGGATAATGTGATTTTAGAACGGTTGCAAGATCGAGAAATTGCGTTCCAAAAGATGGAGGACATAAATGAAACTGCAAAGGAACGTAAGGAATCTGAGGCAGCTGTAGTTATCcaacaaagaaaatcattGGAACGGATGGCATATAATGATATGCCAAGGACTTCATTGAGAGGTTCTATATCTGCTAATGCGAAATCAAGTTTAACTTTACAGGCTATGCGGAATAGTATATCATCTTTAAGTAATCGAAATGGGAATAGGAAGGATCCTGAAATGCAAATCGATTCTATTGATCAATTTTTAGATACAATGAAAAGGAcagataatgaaattgatgaagttgTTTATAAAAGTAGGAAATCATTACATTATCAGCAATTGGAGAAATATGGGCCCCGACTTTCACTTTCTAGAAACGCCGAACTGGGGAATGGTATTAATGGAAGCTCTTCTAATCATTTGGAACCACCCACCAACGCCAAGAAAGTAATGGATGCAACggatatttttgaatatattggtaatgatgatttgttatctaatgaagaatatatcatAGAAAAGACTATCCAAGccattgatgaattttcCATGGAAGGATTAagaacattattatttgcatACAAGTGgattgataatgaagattaTCAAGAATGGGAAGCGGAATATCATGAAGCCAAGACATCTTTATTGAATCgtaaatcaaaaattgatgaagttgGAGGAAAAATCGAAGAAAATTTAACGCTACTTGGAGCTACTGctattgaagataaattacAGGAGGGTGTTTCAGAAGCTATCGAGAAGATTAGAAGGGCAGGGATTAAGATGTGGATGTTGACAGGTGATAAAAGAGAAACAGCCATTAATATTGGATATTCTTGTAAATTAATTTATGATTATTCAACTGTTGTTATTTTAGCCACAAGTGATGACAATATCATATCTAAAATGAATGCAATTTCACAGGAAGTAGACTCAGGGAATGTAGCTCATTGTGTCATTATCATTGATGGAGCAACGTTGGCAATGTTTGAAAGTAATCCAACTCTAATGTCAGTTTTTATTGAACTTTGTACAAAGACTGATTCAGTGATCTGTTGTCGAGCATCTCCATCTCAAAAGGCTTTAATGGTATCGAATATTAGGAACACAGACAAAAGTTTAGTCACATTAGCTATTGGTGATGGTGCTAACGATATTGCTATGATTCAATCAGCCGATATTGGTGTTGGTATTGCTGGTAAAGAAGGTTTACAAGCGTCAAGATCATCTGATTATTCAATTGGGCAATTTCGATtcttatcaaaattattattggttcATGGGCgttataattatattcGTACAGCGAAGTTCATTTTATGCACATTTTACAAAGAAATTACTTTTTATTTGACacaattaatttatcaacGTTACACGATGTTTTCTGGGTCATCCCTTTATGAGCCATGGTCATTATCCATGTTCAATACATTATTTACATCTTTACCTGTGCTATGTATTGGGATGTTTGAAAAGGACTTGAAGCCGATGACTTTGTTAGCTGTACCAGAATTATATTCCATGGGTAGATTATCAGAAGGATtcaatttaatgatatttattgaatggGTCATTCAAGGAACCGCATATGCAATATTAATTACATTTCTTAATTGTATCATATGGGGTGAAACTGCGTTATCTGATCATACGATGTATCCACTGGGGTTAGTAAATTTCACAGCGATTGTTGCTTTAGTGAATGTTAAATGTCAATTTATAGAGATGAAAAATCGTAATTGGTTAGTATTTGTTTCAGTGATATTATCATGTGGTGGTTGGTTAGTTTGGATTTGTGCGTTACCTATTCTTAATAGGAAGGATACCATATATGATGTTCCATATGgattttattatcaatttggTAAAGATATAACATTTTGGTGTACTTGTTTGGTATTGGCGCTATTACCCATTTCACTTGATATTGTTTATCAAACCCTTAAGACGATGTTATGGCCTACAGATTCTGCTATTTTCACAGTTTTGGAACAAAAGAGTCAAATTagaaagaaattggaattaGGTGCATATACTGAAATGAAACAAGGATGGACATGGGAACATGATCCAAATGCGTTTGAAAGGTATAAGGATAAGATGATGTCATCTCGTGGTAGATCAACATCTCATGTAAATGAAGCAGATAGGAATaatgttgatgataatttgaCACTTGATGTGGAATCTATTGAGATGAAACCAAGGACAAGGACAACAACTTTTACTAGTACTAATAGTGATtctaaatataataatgaagaatatgaagTTTTACCTAGTGGTAAATTAATTAAGAGAGAGGAAAtgttagaaaataaatcgAGTAATAATGAATCGACGCCTAATATTGCAACAAAGATTActaagaaattgaaattcaatttgaatACGGAAACAGATGAAGATGTCAATGAGATTATCCAGCAAAGAATGGAAGACTTGGAATAG
- the HLJ1 gene encoding type I HSP40 co-chaperone HLJ1 (similar to Saccharomyces cerevisiae HLJ1 (YMR161W); ancestral locus Anc_2.350) — MEYSQDQEKLALDILSKDKHAFYEILKVERTSTENEIKKAYRKLAIRLHPDKNPHPKASEAFKIINRAFEVLSDNEKRRIFDQLGRDPDDRNAAASAGSGFARASGTTNMGGFEDIFFGNRRHHHHPAAATGFNQPEDIFDFLFNMNGGGNPFMNAQQGPTFTFGGPGGFRVYTNGQGGRHAFQRQQQRRQQTEAQNNPEGAVNQDIIKIMLPLILFFLLPVIERLLFG, encoded by the coding sequence atggaATACTCACAAGATCAAGAGAAGTTAGCATTGGATATATTATCAAAGGATAAACATGCATTCTATGAAATCCTAAAAGTAGAAAGAACATCCacagaaaatgaaattaaaaaagcATATAGAAAATTAGCCATACGATTACATCCAGATAAAAATCCTCATCCAAAGGCTAGTGAAgctttcaaaattattaatagaGCATTTGAAGTACTAagtgataatgaaaaaaggAGGATATTCGATCAACTAGGTAGAGATCCTGATGATAGAAACGCAGCTGCCTCTGCAGGAAGTGGGTTTGCTAGGGCTAGTGGTACAACGAATATGGGTGgatttgaagatatatttttcgGAAAtcgtcgtcatcatcatcatcctgCTGCGGCTACAGGATTTAATCAACCTGaagatatatttgatttcttattcAACATGAACGGCGGAGGTAACCCCTTCATGAATGCTCAACAGGGACCTACTTTTACCTTTGGAGGACCAGGAGGGTTTAGGGTATATACAAATGGACAAGGTGGTAGACATGCATTCCaaagacaacaacaacgtCGACAACAAACAGAAGCTCAAAATAATCCTGAAGGCGCAGTCAATCaagatattataaaaataatgctACCACTAATcttattcttcttattaCCCGTTATTGAAAGATTGCTTTTCGGTTAA